In a genomic window of Leptospira brenneri:
- a CDS encoding tetratricopeptide repeat protein has product MKFSIQLWMVVLLFSFFPVSGDSGFEESRYPTIAKAIHANLLPDKKSIRLDWDPPKQEGEIIVARSSVMIDSPEKLYIADSLGRYKANGSNATRVYFDYNLKPGTYYYAIVMVTDVRRREVKLFSNQNYTVVPIHIAEENGTPVVGQNPDFPAFPADAGIHSMVGGVSGITANIERKFVRLNWTPPNGATAGRTLYTVYRSNSPLTSLPLMQKAEKLAELTHPVNTFLDQDLDKSQTLYYGVSVKQTGGEETLPLEDKKSTLRVFYIKQTEKNNAEVIVEEAPKKPKQEVASNDTRTDLGGVLHVRGLGYERVGKGAVISWISPEAADETTVYSLYASVKPLNQGAASFGQGSVVKVATVVHPKTNFFIKELKEIDELYFGVTAKSNGIPEDYHLRENVSYFKYDFSKDNPPPEEPNVVAESHPKKEPEKTEVYKNEHTVVPADSFPPKENSDQVNDFKEEPSATVNYDLGQTDLNQIIKETVIRKKYETAVYRLEEYLKNESNSYLRGKAMFFLGVSALKTGDTKKALKCFLKKETKSYSPSRVEFWTNQTLSQAGRGNL; this is encoded by the coding sequence ATGAAGTTCTCGATTCAACTTTGGATGGTCGTATTGCTATTTTCTTTTTTCCCGGTTTCAGGTGATTCTGGGTTTGAGGAAAGTCGTTACCCAACGATAGCAAAGGCAATCCATGCAAACCTTCTACCAGATAAAAAATCGATTCGTTTGGATTGGGATCCGCCCAAACAAGAGGGAGAAATCATTGTGGCTAGGTCTTCGGTGATGATCGACAGCCCAGAAAAGTTATACATCGCTGACTCACTTGGTCGTTATAAAGCAAATGGTTCTAATGCTACCCGTGTTTATTTTGATTATAATTTAAAACCTGGAACCTATTACTACGCGATTGTTATGGTAACGGACGTTCGTCGTAGAGAGGTAAAACTTTTTTCCAATCAAAACTATACTGTGGTTCCCATTCATATAGCCGAAGAAAATGGAACTCCTGTTGTGGGACAAAATCCTGATTTCCCTGCCTTTCCTGCGGATGCGGGAATTCATTCTATGGTTGGGGGAGTTTCCGGAATTACCGCAAATATTGAAAGAAAGTTCGTACGTCTGAACTGGACACCACCAAACGGTGCTACTGCGGGGAGAACTCTATATACTGTTTACCGTTCCAATTCTCCTCTGACTAGTTTGCCACTCATGCAAAAAGCGGAAAAACTAGCAGAACTCACTCACCCAGTAAATACGTTTTTAGATCAAGATTTAGACAAATCACAAACTTTGTATTACGGAGTTTCTGTGAAACAGACGGGTGGGGAAGAAACACTTCCTTTGGAAGACAAAAAGTCTACTTTACGCGTGTTTTACATCAAACAAACAGAAAAAAATAATGCAGAAGTGATTGTAGAAGAAGCTCCTAAAAAACCAAAACAAGAAGTGGCTTCTAATGATACTCGAACTGATTTAGGTGGAGTGCTGCATGTTCGAGGCCTTGGATATGAACGTGTGGGGAAAGGGGCAGTGATTAGTTGGATTAGTCCTGAAGCTGCAGATGAAACAACTGTATATAGTTTATATGCATCCGTAAAACCTTTGAACCAAGGTGCTGCTTCCTTTGGGCAAGGTTCGGTTGTGAAAGTGGCAACAGTCGTACATCCAAAAACAAATTTTTTTATCAAAGAATTAAAAGAAATTGATGAACTCTATTTTGGAGTCACAGCCAAATCCAATGGAATTCCTGAAGATTATCATTTAAGAGAAAATGTTTCTTATTTTAAATATGATTTTTCAAAAGACAATCCTCCACCAGAAGAACCAAATGTAGTGGCGGAGTCTCATCCGAAAAAAGAACCAGAAAAAACAGAAGTTTATAAAAATGAACATACTGTTGTCCCAGCAGATAGTTTCCCACCGAAAGAGAATTCTGACCAAGTGAATGATTTTAAAGAAGAACCATCGGCTACGGTTAACTATGATTTAGGTCAAACGGATCTGAATCAAATCATCAAAGAAACAGTCATTAGAAAAAAATACGAAACCGCCGTATATCGGTTAGAAGAGTATTTAAAGAATGAATCCAATTCGTACTTACGAGGAAAAGCGATGTTTTTTCTCGGTGTAAGTGCATTAAAAACTGGTGATACAAAAAAAGCCTTAAAATGTTTT
- a CDS encoding LemA family protein, which translates to MTRMFRIVFLVSLMATVLTNCGYNRIQELDEEVTASWAEVLNQYKRRSDLVPNLVSAVKGFANQEKEIMTNIAEARAKIGSIQATPELVNNPESLKKFDQAQGQLGSALSRLLMIQENYPQLKSDQHFSDLMAQLEGTENRITVARNRFIKATKEFNVYIRQFPAVLTAKAFGYDAKATFTVEDEKAIENAPKVEF; encoded by the coding sequence ATGACAAGAATGTTTCGAATCGTTTTTTTGGTTTCCTTAATGGCAACCGTTTTAACCAACTGCGGTTATAACCGCATCCAAGAGTTGGATGAAGAAGTGACTGCTTCTTGGGCAGAAGTTCTCAACCAATACAAAAGAAGATCTGATCTAGTTCCCAATTTGGTTTCAGCCGTAAAAGGATTTGCCAACCAAGAAAAAGAGATTATGACAAACATTGCAGAAGCAAGGGCAAAAATTGGTTCCATCCAAGCAACTCCTGAACTTGTAAACAATCCCGAAAGTTTGAAGAAGTTTGACCAAGCGCAAGGACAATTGGGTTCTGCTTTATCAAGACTTCTTATGATCCAAGAAAACTATCCACAATTAAAATCAGACCAACATTTCTCTGATTTAATGGCACAATTGGAAGGAACAGAAAATAGAATCACTGTAGCAAGAAACAGATTTATCAAAGCTACTAAAGAATTCAATGTTTACATTCGTCAGTTCCCTGCAGTTCTTACTGCAAAAGCTTTTGGTTATGATGCTAAAGCAACATTTACAGTAGAAGATGAAAAAGCGATTGAGAATGCTCCGAAAGTAGAATTCTAA
- a CDS encoding UvrD-helicase domain-containing protein, whose protein sequence is MWSEEQKSIIHSHHQIKQVIAGAGSGKTATMIGLLQEREKDKTFLPESTVIVTFTKKATKEFKERCEKNNLSPKYHISTFHAFCYHILKNYDPSKNWSKYKLLGESKKWEISKEILFPLRYEIGGLPFPILFKNNGNYFRELSSVGYESFLTNFKSWKNKNHYFEFDDLISDFLNFLDTKEADLVKEKWKSLIIDEFQDTDEIQLQIIKKMNFHSITVVGDDWQAIYGFRGATPKPFLDFHKHFPGVVPYFLSTNYRSKDSIIQASLLPLKPNKDKIPKQVQTFRKEKGIFSIERIKETETKPMAIWKEWYKKDPNTIVLTRSNFRKKEWIDAGLPKEQVMTIHSAKGLEFTTVILDLVLGWSEDGETINEAEERRILYVGLSRAKDNLVLLIPDKTKPERLADRMSADFSFRNRFRNRTLRWTRLW, encoded by the coding sequence ATGTGGAGTGAAGAACAAAAATCTATCATCCATTCCCATCACCAGATCAAACAGGTGATTGCGGGCGCAGGATCGGGGAAAACTGCGACGATGATTGGACTACTCCAAGAAAGGGAAAAGGATAAAACCTTCCTTCCCGAAAGCACGGTCATTGTCACTTTTACCAAAAAAGCAACAAAAGAATTCAAGGAACGGTGTGAGAAAAATAATCTCTCACCTAAGTATCATATCTCCACATTTCACGCGTTTTGTTATCATATCCTAAAAAATTATGATCCTTCTAAAAACTGGTCCAAGTATAAACTTCTAGGTGAATCAAAAAAATGGGAGATTTCAAAGGAGATTTTATTTCCTCTCCGGTATGAAATCGGAGGGCTTCCTTTTCCCATTCTATTCAAAAATAATGGAAACTATTTTAGAGAATTATCATCAGTAGGTTATGAATCTTTTTTAACAAATTTTAAGTCCTGGAAAAACAAAAACCATTACTTTGAGTTTGATGATTTGATTTCTGACTTCCTTAACTTTTTAGATACAAAAGAAGCTGATCTAGTCAAAGAAAAATGGAAATCCCTGATCATTGATGAGTTTCAAGATACGGACGAAATCCAACTCCAAATCATCAAAAAAATGAATTTTCATTCGATCACCGTTGTAGGTGATGATTGGCAGGCTATCTATGGATTTCGTGGGGCAACACCCAAACCATTTTTAGATTTTCATAAACATTTCCCTGGAGTGGTTCCATACTTTCTATCCACTAACTACCGTTCTAAGGATTCTATCATCCAAGCCTCTCTACTTCCATTAAAACCCAACAAAGACAAAATTCCAAAACAGGTTCAAACTTTCCGTAAAGAAAAGGGAATCTTTTCCATTGAACGAATCAAAGAAACAGAAACAAAGCCAATGGCAATTTGGAAGGAATGGTACAAAAAAGACCCAAATACAATCGTACTCACAAGAAGTAATTTCAGAAAAAAAGAATGGATCGATGCTGGTTTGCCTAAGGAACAAGTGATGACAATCCACAGTGCCAAGGGTTTGGAATTTACGACTGTCATCCTAGATTTGGTTCTGGGTTGGAGTGAGGATGGAGAAACGATCAACGAGGCAGAAGAACGAAGGATCCTCTATGTCGGCCTTTCCAGAGCAAAAGACAATTTAGTTCTTTTAATCCCAGACAAAACCAAACCCGAACGCCTTGCCGATCGAATGAGTGCTGATTTTTCATTTAGGAACCGATTCAGAAATCGTACTTTACGGTGGACTCGGCTCTGGTGA
- a CDS encoding SAM-dependent methyltransferase, translated as MSETEYYRSQSYQEYLLSSHRREVCPPEDVYAFFNWKGLNNLVDFGSGLGFYFNEFRKWFPHVWIWAAECQQEIIDMILRRKLMEGIEQLTPFHMDQSDHPLLPEWVPVPEIIFASLSLSTFPNPGLAMDGLIRSMKSGGRLFIIDWSKTESGFGPKINEKISMDKMKFLAEEYKLEVTKSGRISEHFYGMEVKASSSFIYGYYDLKEEEDDDSTVFKQ; from the coding sequence ATGTCCGAAACGGAATATTACCGTTCCCAAAGTTACCAGGAATACCTACTTTCCAGCCATAGGAGAGAGGTTTGTCCACCGGAAGATGTGTACGCATTTTTCAACTGGAAAGGTTTAAATAACTTAGTCGACTTTGGAAGTGGGCTTGGATTCTACTTCAATGAATTCAGAAAATGGTTTCCCCATGTTTGGATCTGGGCGGCCGAATGCCAACAAGAGATCATTGATATGATCCTTCGTCGGAAACTGATGGAAGGGATCGAACAACTCACCCCTTTTCATATGGACCAGTCCGACCACCCCCTGCTTCCTGAATGGGTACCCGTCCCAGAAATTATTTTTGCTTCCCTATCATTATCTACCTTCCCAAACCCTGGTTTGGCGATGGATGGTCTCATCCGGTCTATGAAATCGGGAGGACGACTCTTCATCATCGACTGGTCAAAAACAGAATCTGGTTTTGGACCCAAAATCAATGAAAAGATATCCATGGATAAAATGAAATTTCTAGCAGAAGAATACAAATTGGAAGTCACCAAATCGGGTAGAATTTCAGAACATTTTTATGGAATGGAAGTAAAAGCCAGTTCCAGTTTTATCTATGGATATTATGATCTCAAAGAAGAAGAAGATGATGATTCCACTGTCTTCAAACAATAA
- a CDS encoding DUF1343 domain-containing protein, with amino-acid sequence MKFFKNINKLSGLKATILTNQSAFGFARKYHFQTYAEIFDLKTIFLPEHGLFAELQDQVSGDELKYLFGNMQIINLYGKEESSLVPPRENLTNVDVVIIDIKDVGSRYYTFLTTAYYILSEISRLKKETGKAPIFLVIDSPNPIGRKVEGSPLQKEFESFVGVPSVLHRHGLTPGELLSYYNETFHLKVDVVVVPVGVFHPKSVSSFEWIPPSPNIPTQNTCLVYPGMCLLEGTNLSEGRGTTKPFETFGAPYLLGDAKEELDKRMASHQPGLFYLRNLRFLPTFHKYAGTICEGYQLMVVKPKQFHSLYFTLFFLKQLKELFPNEFEYLKGVYEFRSDRPAIELLAGDTVLLDYLNSNVSDSDLKEYLNQSESRWIKAIKPFRY; translated from the coding sequence ATGAAATTTTTTAAAAATATAAATAAGTTAAGTGGACTTAAGGCAACCATTCTTACAAACCAAAGTGCCTTTGGTTTTGCTAGAAAATATCATTTCCAAACTTATGCTGAAATTTTTGATTTAAAAACGATTTTTTTACCCGAACACGGACTCTTTGCTGAACTACAAGATCAAGTTAGTGGTGATGAACTAAAATATCTTTTTGGCAATATGCAAATTATAAATCTCTATGGAAAAGAAGAATCAAGTCTTGTTCCACCGAGAGAAAATTTGACGAATGTAGATGTGGTGATCATTGATATTAAGGATGTTGGTTCTCGTTATTATACTTTTTTAACAACTGCATATTATATCCTTTCTGAGATTTCTCGTTTAAAAAAAGAAACAGGGAAAGCTCCTATTTTTTTGGTCATAGATTCGCCTAATCCGATTGGGAGAAAAGTAGAAGGTTCTCCTCTCCAAAAAGAATTTGAATCCTTTGTTGGGGTTCCTTCTGTTTTACACCGGCATGGACTCACACCAGGAGAATTATTATCGTATTATAATGAAACGTTCCATTTGAAAGTTGATGTTGTCGTTGTACCGGTGGGTGTATTTCATCCTAAGTCAGTTTCTTCCTTTGAATGGATACCTCCTTCTCCCAATATCCCAACACAAAATACTTGTTTGGTGTATCCAGGGATGTGTCTCTTGGAAGGAACTAATTTATCGGAAGGAAGAGGGACAACTAAACCTTTTGAAACTTTTGGGGCTCCTTATTTATTAGGAGATGCTAAAGAGGAATTAGATAAAAGGATGGCTTCTCACCAACCAGGGCTTTTTTATTTACGAAATTTGCGATTTTTGCCTACCTTTCATAAATACGCTGGTACCATTTGTGAAGGATACCAGCTTATGGTTGTAAAACCCAAACAGTTTCACTCTTTGTATTTTACATTGTTCTTCTTAAAACAACTAAAAGAATTATTTCCTAACGAATTTGAATACTTAAAAGGAGTGTATGAGTTTCGTTCAGATCGACCAGCAATTGAGCTTCTCGCTGGTGACACTGTGCTTCTTGACTATTTAAACAGCAATGTTTCCGATTCTGACCTAAAGGAATACTTGAACCAATCGGAGAGCCGATGGATTAAGGCCATAAAACCGTTTCGATATTAA
- a CDS encoding LA_2490 family SGNH/GDSL-type esterase, translating to MIQNWKRWGAIVLFFPLALLSLELILRASNPPALRYYRDVKLLHAYHPEYGVALEPNESRFVRHYADLWQGQFTTNSLGLRGLEEPVPGKPKLLCLGDSLVMGFGVSDEDTFCSRLNGLEENGVKFQSLNLGVDAYGSLGSYKRLEDMSTHIDNIQTVLFFISPNDFTMPDELRAQGILPDDESDALHENDPVWKKNFRIQFELTRVSYLLQALKLAYEQTKVKFAQTKYLVSTDSELLLSSPLVYLRETFILPVKQQKCEETETFICPTPLQNLSVICSDSPVDPNSLEPLPETTTRAYDLMINLSKEKGYKFVPVILPMQIEEVYCRQIGKFNALGSYSIRAKRYLDSKGIKTLDILPFTDKMCGREFTLNGKTKKAGIQDYYIPGDGHLTKLGNLWAAESITEALKEIK from the coding sequence ATGATTCAAAACTGGAAACGATGGGGAGCCATTGTCCTATTTTTCCCGTTGGCGTTACTTTCTTTGGAATTGATTTTACGCGCTTCCAATCCGCCTGCCTTAAGATACTACCGTGATGTCAAACTCCTCCATGCCTACCATCCTGAATATGGAGTGGCTTTAGAACCAAACGAAAGTCGTTTTGTACGCCACTATGCAGATTTATGGCAAGGTCAGTTCACCACCAATTCCCTTGGCCTTCGAGGCCTAGAAGAACCAGTTCCGGGAAAACCTAAACTTTTATGTCTAGGGGATAGTTTGGTGATGGGATTTGGAGTCTCCGATGAAGATACTTTTTGTTCTAGGCTTAACGGTCTGGAAGAAAATGGAGTCAAATTCCAAAGCCTCAATCTAGGTGTGGATGCCTATGGTTCTCTTGGTTCTTACAAACGACTCGAAGATATGTCTACACATATCGATAACATTCAAACAGTATTGTTCTTTATTTCACCAAATGATTTCACGATGCCTGATGAACTAAGAGCACAAGGAATCCTTCCAGATGATGAAAGTGATGCACTCCATGAAAACGACCCCGTTTGGAAAAAAAACTTTCGCATTCAATTTGAACTCACAAGAGTTTCTTATCTATTACAGGCTCTAAAACTTGCTTACGAACAAACAAAAGTCAAATTTGCTCAAACAAAATACTTAGTTTCAACAGACTCAGAACTTCTTTTATCGTCTCCACTTGTTTATTTGCGAGAAACATTCATCCTTCCCGTCAAACAACAGAAATGTGAGGAAACAGAAACATTCATCTGCCCCACTCCTCTTCAGAATTTAAGTGTGATCTGTTCTGATTCTCCCGTAGATCCAAATTCTCTTGAGCCCTTACCCGAAACTACAACGAGAGCTTATGATTTAATGATAAATCTATCCAAAGAAAAAGGATACAAATTTGTTCCTGTGATCCTCCCTATGCAGATCGAAGAAGTGTATTGCAGACAAATAGGAAAATTCAATGCACTTGGAAGTTATTCCATTCGTGCAAAAAGGTATCTAGATTCAAAAGGAATCAAAACTTTAGACATCCTCCCCTTTACAGACAAAATGTGTGGCCGTGAATTTACCCTAAATGGAAAAACAAAAAAAGCAGGAATCCAAGACTATTACATTCCTGGTGATGGCCACCTAACAAAATTAGGTAATTTATGGGCAGCCGAGTCCATAACAGAAGCTTTAAAGGAAATCAAATAA
- a CDS encoding MBOAT family O-acyltransferase, with product MLFNSVHYLIFAPVVILVYFLIPKRFQGLWLFIVSLYFYAIFRIPFLILLVFSFVVTKLAVDYMDQTSSKPKKIFWLNVAVWSNLSLLFVFKYLDFSITVWNQTFSLTPCDPEFVQKSGILLPMGISFFTLQAVSYAVDVYRGVVERAKSIFHFGLFLAFFPQLVAGPILRASDVLHQFLDSKDFTKENLKQGLKQLFWGIFKKTFIADPVSYVIDPMYANPTEYNWIAMWMAAFLFAVQIYCDFSGYSDIAIGTARILGFHIPKNFDRPFLSGTLTELWRRWHISFSSWLRDYIYITLGGNRRGQIMAYVNLFITTFVSGIWHGADWTFVFWGTLHSSMMVIEKFVFQFETMRNAWNRVPRAIQPIYPVGVFVLSCFFFRAKATPEVPTGMGIVKIMLERAFTGAGGIFPQMSVSLVILVGFLFLVDILQDRKEDRFAFITDNLYFLIPTCILLYITSFIIYSVTVSSPFLYFQF from the coding sequence ATGCTTTTTAATTCTGTTCACTATTTGATCTTTGCTCCCGTTGTTATCTTAGTTTATTTTTTGATCCCTAAAAGATTTCAAGGTCTTTGGTTATTCATTGTTAGTTTATACTTTTATGCAATTTTCAGAATTCCATTTCTCATTTTGCTCGTATTTTCTTTTGTAGTGACAAAACTTGCAGTCGATTACATGGACCAAACCTCTTCCAAACCAAAAAAAATCTTTTGGTTAAACGTTGCCGTTTGGAGTAACCTAAGTTTACTTTTTGTATTTAAGTATTTGGATTTTTCCATCACGGTATGGAACCAAACCTTTTCTTTGACACCTTGTGATCCTGAGTTTGTCCAAAAGTCTGGGATTCTACTTCCGATGGGGATTAGTTTTTTCACCTTACAAGCAGTATCCTATGCAGTCGATGTTTATAGAGGTGTCGTCGAAAGAGCAAAGTCCATTTTCCATTTCGGACTTTTTCTCGCATTTTTTCCCCAACTCGTAGCGGGTCCTATCTTACGTGCCAGTGATGTCCTCCACCAATTTTTAGATTCCAAAGATTTCACAAAAGAAAATCTAAAGCAGGGACTAAAACAACTCTTCTGGGGAATCTTCAAAAAAACTTTTATAGCCGATCCTGTTTCCTATGTGATCGATCCCATGTATGCCAATCCAACAGAATACAATTGGATTGCTATGTGGATGGCAGCTTTTCTTTTTGCAGTTCAAATCTATTGTGATTTTTCTGGTTACTCTGATATAGCCATTGGAACGGCAAGAATACTTGGTTTTCATATTCCAAAAAACTTTGATCGTCCTTTTTTGTCAGGTACACTCACCGAACTCTGGAGGCGTTGGCATATTTCCTTTAGTTCTTGGTTAAGAGATTATATATATATCACTCTTGGCGGAAACAGAAGAGGTCAAATTATGGCCTACGTCAATCTCTTCATTACAACATTTGTATCAGGAATCTGGCATGGTGCCGATTGGACTTTTGTTTTCTGGGGAACCTTACACTCATCAATGATGGTCATTGAAAAGTTTGTATTTCAATTTGAAACAATGCGTAATGCTTGGAACCGAGTGCCACGTGCCATCCAACCCATCTACCCTGTTGGCGTTTTTGTTTTGTCTTGTTTTTTCTTTCGAGCAAAAGCGACTCCAGAAGTCCCAACAGGTATGGGCATCGTCAAAATCATGTTAGAACGTGCTTTTACGGGAGCTGGTGGAATTTTTCCTCAAATGAGTGTGAGCCTAGTGATCTTAGTTGGATTTTTGTTTTTGGTTGATATTCTCCAAGATAGAAAGGAAGACAGATTTGCATTTATCACGGACAATCTTTACTTTTTAATTCCGACTTGTATCCTACTCTATATCACTTCCTTTATTATTTATAGTGTAACGGTTTCGAGTCCCTTCCTCTACTTTCAATTTTAA
- a CDS encoding DUF6989 domain-containing protein: protein MKPKFLAEEFLLALYFLVFSIISGVVLYWGENSAGIKLATLTLLFHISFVVVSLSLRWHTPFRIWKFLVPLSIFMVIPDWFLSSVLQSLVFPEDGLFKIGTVSGYMAGLWVIPLFLCVYTGIKLEEMSVSIIGTGLWVGITALVIFGTSEATMWILGSWYPQNVRMWGHVAYYVLVPEMILGITTYLAYQGFSYSAYIVQIAIGFLVMLLYLGNLSFFYLLIEKIF, encoded by the coding sequence ATGAAACCTAAGTTCCTTGCAGAAGAATTCCTTTTGGCATTGTATTTTCTCGTTTTTAGTATTATTTCCGGAGTCGTTTTATACTGGGGAGAAAACTCTGCCGGGATCAAACTTGCGACACTTACCCTCCTTTTCCATATTAGTTTTGTTGTGGTCTCTTTAAGTCTGCGGTGGCATACACCGTTTCGTATTTGGAAATTCCTCGTTCCTTTATCTATTTTTATGGTCATCCCCGATTGGTTCCTATCTAGCGTATTACAATCATTAGTATTCCCAGAAGATGGATTATTTAAAATAGGAACTGTTTCCGGTTATATGGCCGGCCTTTGGGTCATTCCGTTATTTCTCTGTGTTTATACAGGAATCAAGTTAGAAGAGATGTCTGTTTCCATCATTGGAACGGGCCTTTGGGTTGGGATCACCGCTCTAGTGATTTTTGGAACTTCAGAGGCTACAATGTGGATTTTAGGATCTTGGTATCCACAAAACGTAAGGATGTGGGGACACGTCGCTTATTACGTATTAGTTCCTGAGATGATTTTAGGAATCACAACTTATCTTGCTTACCAAGGTTTTTCTTATTCTGCGTATATTGTACAAATCGCAATTGGATTTTTAGTGATGTTACTTTATTTAGGTAACTTATCTTTCTTTTACCTTCTCATTGAAAAAATATTCTAA
- a CDS encoding LA_2486 family SGNH/GDSL-type esterase: MKKYSKLILSIGISLLLVLLLGEGKFRFVYQSDSEEIRYKKFHCLYGFSEIRLCPNRNETFTRKDGKTWDIQTNHRGERILSDEKEDTNLWIIGDSMAMGYGLPTKETLAFYLKTKYNLNARVIAVDAIGTNGISRLLKETLTGTKEENHPKKIFWIWNPSDFIDDEREKTGLKRFLYPIHHLLSRYSYTYRYFLPSPPNNVYTSYGTPILYPKEHITYSNLFQFLNDPSISKEKLSILFSLGMSREGKPDTSDPNYDETKKFFIQEGMNTIDLRKKTEELFKEQKQIYIPGDGHPGPALAELFADAIASEFLNLQ, from the coding sequence TTGAAAAAATATTCTAAACTAATTTTATCAATCGGAATTTCCCTTCTCCTAGTTTTGTTACTCGGAGAAGGGAAATTTCGTTTTGTTTACCAGAGTGATTCCGAAGAAATTCGGTATAAAAAATTTCATTGTTTGTATGGATTCTCGGAGATTCGCCTTTGCCCCAACAGAAACGAAACTTTCACGAGAAAAGATGGAAAAACTTGGGACATACAAACAAATCATAGGGGAGAAAGGATCCTTTCCGATGAAAAAGAGGACACAAACTTATGGATCATCGGTGACTCAATGGCAATGGGTTATGGTTTACCCACCAAGGAAACCTTAGCATTTTATCTAAAGACAAAGTATAACTTAAATGCTCGGGTGATTGCGGTAGATGCCATCGGCACCAATGGAATTTCTCGACTTTTAAAAGAAACTTTAACTGGAACGAAAGAAGAGAACCATCCTAAAAAAATCTTTTGGATTTGGAATCCCTCTGACTTTATTGATGACGAAAGAGAAAAAACCGGTCTCAAACGTTTTCTTTATCCCATCCACCACCTACTCAGCAGGTACTCTTATACTTACCGTTACTTTCTTCCCTCTCCACCGAACAATGTGTACACTTCGTACGGAACTCCCATACTTTATCCCAAAGAACATATCACTTATTCTAATTTATTTCAGTTTTTAAATGACCCGTCCATTTCCAAAGAGAAACTTTCCATCCTATTTAGCCTTGGGATGTCTAGAGAAGGGAAACCAGATACCAGTGATCCTAATTATGATGAGACAAAAAAATTCTTCATCCAAGAAGGAATGAACACGATCGACCTCAGAAAAAAAACAGAAGAACTGTTTAAAGAACAAAAACAAATTTATATTCCAGGGGATGGCCATCCGGGCCCTGCACTCGCAGAACTTTTTGCCGATGCCATCGCGAGTGAGTTCTTAAATTTACAATAG